Proteins from a genomic interval of Fuerstiella sp.:
- a CDS encoding tetratricopeptide repeat protein, protein MIAVVDTTTLTVDVARMHRAAEKAYHSRNTKVAKRILRRCVRRNPRDGRAWELYGNVHHSTGNYPLAVAAFRRGARIVYLENSSRISLALSCANLGRTAPARRILVRLLQNDSLTANEYLQLAMGLYIVRQPHLSIHACRKALQADPECAQACYDLGYYCDKSGYPSTTVECLMRRALKLDSGNARYKIGLACLLCKADRSREAHRVVRDLGMTSIKAMTCSSCLQRLVQLYRRAKDRRRQGVCQQRLVELQLRGCGFEC, encoded by the coding sequence ATGATTGCCGTTGTAGACACGACAACCCTGACAGTGGACGTGGCGCGTATGCATCGCGCAGCCGAAAAAGCGTATCACAGTCGTAATACAAAAGTTGCCAAACGTATCCTTCGGCGCTGTGTCCGCCGCAATCCACGTGATGGCCGAGCCTGGGAATTGTACGGAAACGTGCACCACTCCACCGGCAACTATCCTCTGGCAGTGGCCGCCTTTCGGCGCGGTGCCAGGATTGTTTACCTGGAAAACAGCAGTCGAATTTCGCTGGCCCTGTCCTGTGCCAACCTGGGGCGTACCGCTCCGGCCAGAAGAATTTTAGTTCGGTTGTTGCAGAACGATTCACTGACTGCGAATGAGTATCTGCAGCTGGCAATGGGGCTGTACATCGTCCGGCAACCGCACCTGTCCATTCACGCCTGTCGTAAAGCTCTGCAGGCGGATCCGGAATGTGCTCAGGCGTGCTACGACCTGGGTTATTACTGTGATAAGTCCGGCTATCCGTCTACCACTGTTGAGTGTCTGATGCGACGGGCGTTGAAACTGGATTCTGGTAATGCTCGATACAAAATTGGTCTGGCATGTCTGCTCTGCAAAGCCGATCGGAGCAGAGAAGCTCACCGGGTGGTGAGGGATTTGGGGATGACAAGTATTAAAGCCATGACGTGCTCCAGCTGTCTGCAGCGACTAGTGCAGTTGTATCGCCGTGCCAAGGATCGTCGTCGACAGGGCGTGTGTCAACAGCGACTTGTAGAGCTACAGCTACGAGGCTGTGGATTCGAATGCTGA
- a CDS encoding RraA family protein — protein sequence MTNDEALAELAKIRTPIVYDALEKFDLRPRTEGLMDTSIRSVSPSLGPLVGYAVTGKVVGELPPAEGERIVEWQQMWEYVQRAPGPKVMVSQDMDQPAARSCSWGDVAASIFLRLGAVGAITNGGVRDLPEVEQLGFKLCAPAAVVGHAHIRWIEINTPVKVGGLVVYPGDLIHADEHGVMTIPQEIPLDQLVSFIHKFLESEKTVVDYCQTTENFDINHVVQLMKEHGERTQAHM from the coding sequence ATGACAAACGACGAAGCCCTGGCAGAACTGGCAAAGATCCGCACACCCATCGTTTATGATGCCCTCGAAAAATTCGATCTTCGTCCACGCACCGAAGGTCTCATGGACACTTCCATCCGATCCGTTTCTCCGTCTCTGGGCCCGCTCGTCGGATACGCGGTGACCGGAAAGGTTGTCGGTGAATTACCACCGGCCGAAGGGGAACGAATTGTGGAATGGCAGCAAATGTGGGAATACGTACAAAGGGCCCCCGGTCCGAAGGTGATGGTTTCTCAGGACATGGACCAGCCAGCGGCACGCAGTTGTTCCTGGGGCGACGTGGCCGCCAGTATCTTTTTGCGTCTGGGGGCGGTGGGAGCAATTACCAATGGAGGAGTGCGTGATCTGCCGGAAGTCGAACAGCTCGGTTTCAAACTTTGCGCACCGGCCGCGGTCGTGGGGCATGCCCACATTCGCTGGATAGAAATCAACACACCCGTGAAAGTTGGTGGTTTGGTTGTTTATCCTGGCGATCTCATCCATGCCGACGAACACGGTGTGATGACGATTCCTCAGGAAATTCCCCTCGACCAGCTGGTCTCCTTTATTCACAAATTTCTGGAATCGGAAAAGACGGTTGTGGACTATTGTCAGACAACAGAAAATTTTGACATCAACCACGTCGTGCAGTTGATGAAAGAACACGGCGAACGTACTCAGGCGCACATGTAA
- a CDS encoding PSD1 and planctomycete cytochrome C domain-containing protein, which yields MRRANNIPTDMAILIGRLLVGLLAVTATVSAEQQPITAEQQAFVQNKVIPLLQARCFECHAGTAKPKGGLVLVNRELLLKGGDSGPSIVPGKPDESLMIEAVRYEGLEMPPRSKMPEAEIGILVDWIRMGAPWPQGLQASQTPITPPVAFPLKERRDAHWSWQPIQNPQPPNVRNSTWPTDTIDRFILARLEDADLPMAGDADRQTLIRRLYIDIIGLVPTPENIRRFTDDPADDLTATATVVDRLLASPQFGERWARHWLDVVRYAETLGHEFDYPLLHAWQYRDYVIRAFNADVPWDDFTREHIAGDLLPEPRRHPVESYNESLIGTGFWFLHEAKHSPVDVEYEESVKIDNQIDVFGRAFMGLTVACARCHDHKFDAISTRDYYALYGILQSSRRRTGWLDPGNSIGRTTAELSKLRSQVDRLVATLQQQDLKSGTALRYAGAALDVFRGQAQPGEQPFAEAVGARRGITAVADEFSCDPDLLRLWVEKLGQAESRKIPDPVSLLAQVAQSPPQEDIGSVVQRWQDEVRQALQSESSVEKYADFSNGLPDGWSVTGPAFAGSPRAKVAAGANQHRVAHAGFSSGDLSNQFGGHLYSPTFEITHPEILIRVAGERARVRLVIEGYVMSHFNRLLFSGVDQKFDTGGKFQWIRIAGDTHRYLGNQAYLEVIDEGDGWFVIDEVHFVEHQNGAPPAVDVPAPVRQLYQALQTDSGTDPIAGAVKYAWPDLFAQSLLPASSDEQWTQLQTAWSEQSTHAAHAVPVQAITDGTGEDQYIFTRGSHRNPGPVASRSFLEAIAGEDQAPIESGSGRRELVQRLLAADNPFPARVAVNRIWHHLFGRGIVASTDDFGVLGQRPSHPDLLDHLARRFRENGWSVKQLIRLIVLSRTYRMSSLGSVAAAEKDPTNRWLHCARVRRLQGEVIRDTMLQLAGRLDLKPFGTSVPVALTDFMQGRGRPEGGPLDGYGRRSIYISVNRNFLSPFMLAFDTPVPMSARGRRAVSNVPAQALIMLNDEFAHQQAARWAELLIDRSPTVNDAIVGAWQQALGRQPVRQELAAIQSFARTQAEQHTEVLSETTIGNKTMQDVCHAIMNTKEFIYLR from the coding sequence ATGCGACGTGCGAACAATATTCCAACGGATATGGCGATATTGATCGGCCGGCTCTTAGTGGGGCTGTTGGCGGTTACGGCTACGGTGTCGGCAGAGCAACAGCCGATCACGGCTGAGCAACAAGCGTTTGTTCAGAACAAAGTGATCCCGCTGCTGCAGGCGCGATGCTTCGAATGTCACGCGGGGACCGCCAAGCCGAAAGGGGGGCTGGTACTGGTCAACCGCGAACTGTTGTTGAAAGGCGGAGACAGTGGCCCGTCGATAGTACCGGGGAAACCTGATGAAAGCCTGATGATTGAAGCCGTTCGATACGAGGGACTGGAAATGCCCCCCAGATCGAAAATGCCTGAAGCGGAAATCGGGATTCTGGTCGACTGGATACGAATGGGTGCTCCATGGCCGCAAGGTCTTCAGGCTTCCCAAACGCCTATCACCCCCCCCGTAGCGTTTCCGTTAAAAGAACGCCGGGACGCGCACTGGTCCTGGCAACCCATCCAAAATCCTCAGCCGCCCAACGTCCGGAATTCGACGTGGCCGACTGATACCATTGATCGTTTTATTCTGGCTCGCCTGGAAGACGCAGACCTGCCGATGGCCGGGGACGCCGATCGACAAACACTCATTCGTCGCCTTTATATCGACATCATCGGACTGGTTCCGACACCGGAAAATATCCGGCGATTCACTGATGATCCGGCCGATGACCTGACTGCGACAGCAACGGTGGTTGATCGGCTGCTGGCTTCACCTCAGTTTGGTGAACGTTGGGCCCGGCACTGGCTGGATGTGGTCCGTTATGCTGAAACACTGGGACATGAATTCGATTATCCTCTGCTGCACGCATGGCAGTACCGCGACTATGTGATCAGAGCATTCAATGCAGACGTGCCCTGGGACGACTTTACCCGCGAGCACATCGCCGGCGACCTGCTGCCGGAGCCTCGCCGTCATCCGGTGGAAAGCTACAACGAATCTTTGATTGGCACCGGTTTTTGGTTCCTGCATGAAGCCAAACACTCACCGGTGGACGTGGAATATGAAGAATCCGTCAAGATCGACAATCAGATCGATGTGTTTGGCCGCGCATTCATGGGACTCACCGTGGCCTGCGCCCGGTGTCACGACCACAAGTTCGATGCGATTTCCACCCGGGACTATTATGCTCTGTACGGTATCCTGCAAAGTTCGCGGCGACGAACCGGATGGCTGGACCCGGGAAACAGCATTGGCCGAACAACTGCAGAACTGAGCAAACTCAGAAGCCAGGTCGACAGGCTCGTCGCCACGTTACAGCAACAGGATCTGAAATCCGGAACGGCCCTGCGTTATGCCGGCGCAGCACTGGACGTCTTCCGCGGTCAGGCACAGCCTGGCGAACAACCTTTTGCTGAAGCAGTCGGTGCCCGGCGCGGAATCACGGCGGTTGCTGACGAATTCTCCTGTGATCCGGATCTGTTGCGGCTGTGGGTGGAAAAACTAGGGCAGGCCGAATCGCGAAAAATCCCGGACCCGGTTTCTTTGCTGGCTCAAGTGGCCCAGTCACCGCCACAGGAAGATATTGGCAGTGTTGTTCAGCGGTGGCAGGATGAAGTGCGGCAGGCGCTGCAATCCGAATCCTCTGTTGAAAAGTATGCTGATTTCAGCAACGGCCTGCCGGACGGCTGGTCGGTAACAGGCCCGGCCTTTGCAGGGTCACCAAGAGCGAAAGTGGCCGCCGGTGCGAATCAGCATCGTGTGGCACATGCAGGGTTCAGCTCGGGAGATCTGTCCAATCAGTTTGGAGGTCATCTGTACAGCCCCACATTCGAAATCACGCACCCGGAGATCCTGATCCGTGTTGCCGGCGAACGCGCACGGGTTCGTCTGGTGATCGAAGGTTATGTGATGTCTCACTTCAACCGACTTCTGTTCAGTGGAGTTGATCAGAAGTTCGATACCGGAGGAAAATTCCAGTGGATACGGATTGCCGGCGACACTCATCGCTATCTCGGTAATCAGGCTTACCTGGAAGTGATCGATGAAGGTGACGGCTGGTTCGTGATCGACGAAGTTCACTTTGTGGAACACCAAAACGGAGCACCACCCGCCGTTGACGTTCCTGCACCGGTTCGTCAGCTTTATCAGGCGTTACAGACTGATTCCGGGACCGATCCGATTGCAGGTGCGGTGAAGTACGCATGGCCTGACCTGTTTGCACAGAGCCTGCTGCCCGCGTCGTCGGATGAACAGTGGACTCAACTCCAGACAGCCTGGTCCGAACAGTCAACACACGCTGCTCACGCAGTACCGGTACAGGCCATCACCGATGGAACGGGGGAAGATCAATACATTTTCACTCGAGGCAGTCACCGCAATCCGGGTCCTGTGGCATCACGGTCGTTTCTGGAAGCAATTGCCGGAGAGGACCAGGCACCGATTGAATCAGGCAGCGGCCGCCGTGAACTGGTTCAACGCCTGCTGGCTGCGGACAATCCGTTTCCGGCCCGTGTGGCCGTCAACCGGATCTGGCACCATCTGTTTGGTCGGGGCATCGTGGCTTCCACCGACGATTTCGGCGTGCTGGGTCAACGTCCGAGTCATCCCGATTTACTGGATCACCTTGCCAGGCGCTTCCGGGAAAACGGATGGTCGGTCAAACAACTGATCCGACTGATTGTCTTGTCCCGTACTTACAGAATGAGCAGTCTTGGCAGCGTGGCTGCTGCGGAAAAAGATCCGACTAACCGCTGGCTGCACTGTGCGCGTGTCCGCAGACTGCAGGGTGAGGTCATTCGTGACACCATGCTGCAACTGGCAGGACGTCTGGATTTGAAGCCGTTTGGTACTTCGGTACCGGTGGCACTCACCGACTTCATGCAGGGCCGCGGAAGACCGGAAGGCGGTCCACTGGACGGATACGGGCGTCGAAGTATTTACATCTCTGTGAACCGAAATTTTTTGTCACCGTTTATGCTGGCGTTTGATACTCCGGTCCCCATGTCTGCTCGCGGTCGACGCGCAGTTTCAAACGTGCCGGCTCAGGCGCTGATCATGCTCAATGATGAATTCGCACACCAACAGGCAGCACGCTGGGCAGAACTCCTGATTGACCGCTCACCAACGGTGAATGACGCCATCGTGGGGGCGTGGCAACAGGCACTGGGACGTCAGCCGGTCAGACAGGAACTGGCTGCCATTCAAAGCTTTGCCCGGACACAGGCCGAACAACACACCGAAGTGCTGTCAGAAACAACCATTGGGAACAAGACCATGCAGGACGTGTGTCACGCGATCATGAATACCAAAGAATTCATCTATCTTCGATGA